A genome region from Gossypium hirsutum isolate 1008001.06 chromosome A04, Gossypium_hirsutum_v2.1, whole genome shotgun sequence includes the following:
- the LOC107933406 gene encoding protein GLE1 isoform X2 has protein sequence MEAVKLEIRRPQIVNGIGLEPDPDWSFKSLLSELDSLEKKLNLSSSVSLPFAKTKSREIYGEKGTKRSSNAFVMRVSDEEFEDSEGENEEVRDRGLVKAARFNCNEFYFSSDDDSDDQPCLDVQTYLMNEVGLVESALYELTHEHQLGVKEEIRNTISALETDLRNESEKSSSAHTKVEKYREARREVERKFDVQYQRRVAEGLDNHLTAVQRDHELKSQIEERKIRSDAAHEEAKRREKALQEERLLQEKAKAEAELQAKLKAEEANRAALEAERIAAKEAAEKEAAKASKANTSEVPQTEASGGPNATSSRVENDKTNKSELAGNMLRAAESALKLERERLQKLKELEEINQSLRSSSNQNFDSTGRLIGRLIRQISGNKDKVSTQASELVKIFNNPRCPQTISIAYFAQKVVSNCESPSHSAFACAHVIVLVTSQFPQAMDLVLAEIHRACIYTVPKHISYTKSAFESKEAYWKVIGYKEDDGKIESTTDYLVRLDSYMKLYGALVQWQTEVAGCQNVHGLKEGWAWLARFLNALPANMYTAVALYAFLQMAGFALFGKYRSQFMKMLNFISENFLNALRSQDDPDLRPITSKIQCYLEDKLFLQEPEGRTLQSSLLSNNMAPESDYHGPYHQQSRHFY, from the exons AT GGAAGCTGTTAAGTTGGAAATTCGGCGTCCTCAAATCGTTAATGGAATCGGTCTTGAACCCGACCCGGATTGGAGCTTCAAATCTTTGTTATCGGAGCTTGATTCCTTGGAAAAGAAGCTCAATCTCTCTTCTTCGGTTTCTTTGCCCTTTGCAAAAACCAAATCAAG aGAAATTTATGGGGAAAAAGGCACCAAGAGAAGCTCAAATGCTTTTGTAATGAGAGTATCTGACGAGGAGTTTGAGGATAGTGAAGGTGAGAATGAGGAAGTTCGTGATCGAGGTTTAGTGAAAGCTGCACGATTTAATTgcaatgaattttattttag TAGCGATGATGATTCTGATGATCAGCCATGTCTTGACGTTCAAACCTACTTGATGAATGAGGTGGGATTGGTGGAGAGTGCTTTATATGAGTTAACTCATGAGCATCAACTTGGAGTTAAG GAGGAAATTAGAAACACAATCTCTGCATTAGAGACAGATTTGAGAAATGAGAGCGAAAAATCTTCCTCTGCACATACTAAAGTTGAGAAATATAGAGAAGCAAGGCGAGAAGTGGAGAGGAAATTTGATGTTCAGTACCAACGCAGAGT CGCAGAAGGACTTGATAATCATTTGACTGCTGTCCAGCGGGACCATGAACTCAAATCACAAATAGAGGAAAGGAAAATACGAAGTGATGCAGCACATGAAGAAGCCAAGAGAAGGGAAAAGGCTCTTCAGGAAGAAAGACTACTCCAAGAAAAGGCCAAAGCAGAGGCAGAG TTGCAGGCTAAACTAAAAGCTGAGGAAGCAAATAGAGCTGCTTTGGAAGCTGAGAGGATAGCAGCAAAAGAAGCAGCAGAAAAGGAAGCAGCCAAAGCCTCAAAAGCTAATACTTCTGAAGTGCCACAAACAGAAGCTTCAGGAGGCCCAAATGCTACTAGTTCGAGAGTTGAGaatgataaaacaaataaatcagAATTGGCAG GTAATATGCTCAGGGCCGCTGAGAGTGCTTTAAAGCTAGAGAGGGAAAGGCTacaaaaattaaaagagttgGAAGAAATAAACCAATCACTGAGATCAAGTTCAAATCAG AATTTTGACAGCACTGGAAGGCTTATTGGTAGATTAATAAGACAAATTAGTGGTAACAAGGACAAGGTTAG CACACAAGCTAGTGAGCTTGTAAAGATTTTCAACAATCCGCGTTGCCCTCAAACCATAAGCATCGCATATTTTGCTCAGAAG GTTGTTTCTAACTGCGAAAGCCCTAGTCATTCTGCCTTTGCCTGTGCACATGTCATCGTCCTTGTAACATCACAG TTCCCACAAGCGATGGATCTTGTTCTTGCTGAGATACATAGAGCTTGCATTTACACTGTCCCAAAGCATATTTCATACACCAAG TCAGCATTTGAATCCAAAGAAGCTTATTGGAAGGTTATTGGATACAAAGAGGATGATGGGAAGATTGAAAGTACTACAGATTATTTGGTACGGTTGGATTCTTACATGAAGCTGTATGGGGCACTGGTTCAG TGGCAGACTGAGGTTGCTGGTTGCCAAAATGTTCATGGTCTAAAGGAAGGTTGGGCTTGGCTTGCTAGGTTTCTAAATGCACTCCCTGCCAATATGTATACCGCTGTGGCTTTGTACGCATTCCTGCAA ATGGCAGGCTTTGCTCTCTTTGGAAAATACAGATCCCAGTTCATGAAAATGCTGAACTTCATCTCAGAGAACTTTCTAAATGCCTTGAGGTCCCAAGATGATCCGGACCTGAGGCCGATTACGTCCAAGATTCAATGTTACTTGGAAGACAAGTTATTCCTTCAAGAACCAGAGGGAAGAACTTTGCAGAGTTCTTTGTTATCAAATAACATGGCGCCAGAGTCGGATTACCATGGTCCGTATCATCAACAAAGTAGGCATTTCTACTAA
- the LOC107933406 gene encoding protein GLE1 isoform X1: MEAVKLEIRRPQIVNGIGLEPDPDWSFKSLLSELDSLEKKLNLSSSVSLPFAKTKSREIYGEKGTKRSSNAFVMRVSDEEFEDSEGENEEVRDRGLVKAARFNCNEFYFSSSDDDSDDQPCLDVQTYLMNEVGLVESALYELTHEHQLGVKEEIRNTISALETDLRNESEKSSSAHTKVEKYREARREVERKFDVQYQRRVAEGLDNHLTAVQRDHELKSQIEERKIRSDAAHEEAKRREKALQEERLLQEKAKAEAELQAKLKAEEANRAALEAERIAAKEAAEKEAAKASKANTSEVPQTEASGGPNATSSRVENDKTNKSELAGNMLRAAESALKLERERLQKLKELEEINQSLRSSSNQNFDSTGRLIGRLIRQISGNKDKVSTQASELVKIFNNPRCPQTISIAYFAQKVVSNCESPSHSAFACAHVIVLVTSQFPQAMDLVLAEIHRACIYTVPKHISYTKSAFESKEAYWKVIGYKEDDGKIESTTDYLVRLDSYMKLYGALVQWQTEVAGCQNVHGLKEGWAWLARFLNALPANMYTAVALYAFLQMAGFALFGKYRSQFMKMLNFISENFLNALRSQDDPDLRPITSKIQCYLEDKLFLQEPEGRTLQSSLLSNNMAPESDYHGPYHQQSRHFY, from the exons AT GGAAGCTGTTAAGTTGGAAATTCGGCGTCCTCAAATCGTTAATGGAATCGGTCTTGAACCCGACCCGGATTGGAGCTTCAAATCTTTGTTATCGGAGCTTGATTCCTTGGAAAAGAAGCTCAATCTCTCTTCTTCGGTTTCTTTGCCCTTTGCAAAAACCAAATCAAG aGAAATTTATGGGGAAAAAGGCACCAAGAGAAGCTCAAATGCTTTTGTAATGAGAGTATCTGACGAGGAGTTTGAGGATAGTGAAGGTGAGAATGAGGAAGTTCGTGATCGAGGTTTAGTGAAAGCTGCACGATTTAATTgcaatgaattttattttag TAGTAGCGATGATGATTCTGATGATCAGCCATGTCTTGACGTTCAAACCTACTTGATGAATGAGGTGGGATTGGTGGAGAGTGCTTTATATGAGTTAACTCATGAGCATCAACTTGGAGTTAAG GAGGAAATTAGAAACACAATCTCTGCATTAGAGACAGATTTGAGAAATGAGAGCGAAAAATCTTCCTCTGCACATACTAAAGTTGAGAAATATAGAGAAGCAAGGCGAGAAGTGGAGAGGAAATTTGATGTTCAGTACCAACGCAGAGT CGCAGAAGGACTTGATAATCATTTGACTGCTGTCCAGCGGGACCATGAACTCAAATCACAAATAGAGGAAAGGAAAATACGAAGTGATGCAGCACATGAAGAAGCCAAGAGAAGGGAAAAGGCTCTTCAGGAAGAAAGACTACTCCAAGAAAAGGCCAAAGCAGAGGCAGAG TTGCAGGCTAAACTAAAAGCTGAGGAAGCAAATAGAGCTGCTTTGGAAGCTGAGAGGATAGCAGCAAAAGAAGCAGCAGAAAAGGAAGCAGCCAAAGCCTCAAAAGCTAATACTTCTGAAGTGCCACAAACAGAAGCTTCAGGAGGCCCAAATGCTACTAGTTCGAGAGTTGAGaatgataaaacaaataaatcagAATTGGCAG GTAATATGCTCAGGGCCGCTGAGAGTGCTTTAAAGCTAGAGAGGGAAAGGCTacaaaaattaaaagagttgGAAGAAATAAACCAATCACTGAGATCAAGTTCAAATCAG AATTTTGACAGCACTGGAAGGCTTATTGGTAGATTAATAAGACAAATTAGTGGTAACAAGGACAAGGTTAG CACACAAGCTAGTGAGCTTGTAAAGATTTTCAACAATCCGCGTTGCCCTCAAACCATAAGCATCGCATATTTTGCTCAGAAG GTTGTTTCTAACTGCGAAAGCCCTAGTCATTCTGCCTTTGCCTGTGCACATGTCATCGTCCTTGTAACATCACAG TTCCCACAAGCGATGGATCTTGTTCTTGCTGAGATACATAGAGCTTGCATTTACACTGTCCCAAAGCATATTTCATACACCAAG TCAGCATTTGAATCCAAAGAAGCTTATTGGAAGGTTATTGGATACAAAGAGGATGATGGGAAGATTGAAAGTACTACAGATTATTTGGTACGGTTGGATTCTTACATGAAGCTGTATGGGGCACTGGTTCAG TGGCAGACTGAGGTTGCTGGTTGCCAAAATGTTCATGGTCTAAAGGAAGGTTGGGCTTGGCTTGCTAGGTTTCTAAATGCACTCCCTGCCAATATGTATACCGCTGTGGCTTTGTACGCATTCCTGCAA ATGGCAGGCTTTGCTCTCTTTGGAAAATACAGATCCCAGTTCATGAAAATGCTGAACTTCATCTCAGAGAACTTTCTAAATGCCTTGAGGTCCCAAGATGATCCGGACCTGAGGCCGATTACGTCCAAGATTCAATGTTACTTGGAAGACAAGTTATTCCTTCAAGAACCAGAGGGAAGAACTTTGCAGAGTTCTTTGTTATCAAATAACATGGCGCCAGAGTCGGATTACCATGGTCCGTATCATCAACAAAGTAGGCATTTCTACTAA
- the LOC107933406 gene encoding protein GLE1 isoform X5 yields MEAVKLEIRRPQIVNGIGLEPDPDWSFKSLLSELDSLEKKLNLSSSVSLPFAKTKSREIYGEKGTKRSSNAFVMRVSDEEFEDSEGENEEVRDRGLVKAARFNCNEFYFSSSDDDSDDQPCLDVQTYLMNEVGLVESALYELTHEHQLGVKEEIRNTISALETDLRNESEKSSSAHTKVEKYREARREVERKFDVQYQRRVAEGLDNHLTAVQRDHELKSQIEERKIRSDAAHEEAKRREKALQEERLLQEKAKAEAEAKLKAEEANRAALEAERIAAKEAAEKEAAKASKANTSEVPQTEASGGPNATSSRVENDKTNKSELAGNMLRAAESALKLERERLQKLKELEEINQSLRSSSNQNFDSTGRLIGRLIRQISGNKDKVSTQASELVKIFNNPRCPQTISIAYFAQKVVSNCESPSHSAFACAHVIVLVTSQFPQAMDLVLAEIHRACIYTVPKHISYTKSAFESKEAYWKVIGYKEDDGKIESTTDYLVRLDSYMKLYGALVQTEVAGCQNVHGLKEGWAWLARFLNALPANMYTAVALYAFLQMAGFALFGKYRSQFMKMLNFISENFLNALRSQDDPDLRPITSKIQCYLEDKLFLQEPEGRTLQSSLLSNNMAPESDYHGPYHQQSRHFY; encoded by the exons AT GGAAGCTGTTAAGTTGGAAATTCGGCGTCCTCAAATCGTTAATGGAATCGGTCTTGAACCCGACCCGGATTGGAGCTTCAAATCTTTGTTATCGGAGCTTGATTCCTTGGAAAAGAAGCTCAATCTCTCTTCTTCGGTTTCTTTGCCCTTTGCAAAAACCAAATCAAG aGAAATTTATGGGGAAAAAGGCACCAAGAGAAGCTCAAATGCTTTTGTAATGAGAGTATCTGACGAGGAGTTTGAGGATAGTGAAGGTGAGAATGAGGAAGTTCGTGATCGAGGTTTAGTGAAAGCTGCACGATTTAATTgcaatgaattttattttag TAGTAGCGATGATGATTCTGATGATCAGCCATGTCTTGACGTTCAAACCTACTTGATGAATGAGGTGGGATTGGTGGAGAGTGCTTTATATGAGTTAACTCATGAGCATCAACTTGGAGTTAAG GAGGAAATTAGAAACACAATCTCTGCATTAGAGACAGATTTGAGAAATGAGAGCGAAAAATCTTCCTCTGCACATACTAAAGTTGAGAAATATAGAGAAGCAAGGCGAGAAGTGGAGAGGAAATTTGATGTTCAGTACCAACGCAGAGT CGCAGAAGGACTTGATAATCATTTGACTGCTGTCCAGCGGGACCATGAACTCAAATCACAAATAGAGGAAAGGAAAATACGAAGTGATGCAGCACATGAAGAAGCCAAGAGAAGGGAAAAGGCTCTTCAGGAAGAAAGACTACTCCAAGAAAAGGCCAAAGCAGAGGCAGAG GCTAAACTAAAAGCTGAGGAAGCAAATAGAGCTGCTTTGGAAGCTGAGAGGATAGCAGCAAAAGAAGCAGCAGAAAAGGAAGCAGCCAAAGCCTCAAAAGCTAATACTTCTGAAGTGCCACAAACAGAAGCTTCAGGAGGCCCAAATGCTACTAGTTCGAGAGTTGAGaatgataaaacaaataaatcagAATTGGCAG GTAATATGCTCAGGGCCGCTGAGAGTGCTTTAAAGCTAGAGAGGGAAAGGCTacaaaaattaaaagagttgGAAGAAATAAACCAATCACTGAGATCAAGTTCAAATCAG AATTTTGACAGCACTGGAAGGCTTATTGGTAGATTAATAAGACAAATTAGTGGTAACAAGGACAAGGTTAG CACACAAGCTAGTGAGCTTGTAAAGATTTTCAACAATCCGCGTTGCCCTCAAACCATAAGCATCGCATATTTTGCTCAGAAG GTTGTTTCTAACTGCGAAAGCCCTAGTCATTCTGCCTTTGCCTGTGCACATGTCATCGTCCTTGTAACATCACAG TTCCCACAAGCGATGGATCTTGTTCTTGCTGAGATACATAGAGCTTGCATTTACACTGTCCCAAAGCATATTTCATACACCAAG TCAGCATTTGAATCCAAAGAAGCTTATTGGAAGGTTATTGGATACAAAGAGGATGATGGGAAGATTGAAAGTACTACAGATTATTTGGTACGGTTGGATTCTTACATGAAGCTGTATGGGGCACTGGTTCAG ACTGAGGTTGCTGGTTGCCAAAATGTTCATGGTCTAAAGGAAGGTTGGGCTTGGCTTGCTAGGTTTCTAAATGCACTCCCTGCCAATATGTATACCGCTGTGGCTTTGTACGCATTCCTGCAA ATGGCAGGCTTTGCTCTCTTTGGAAAATACAGATCCCAGTTCATGAAAATGCTGAACTTCATCTCAGAGAACTTTCTAAATGCCTTGAGGTCCCAAGATGATCCGGACCTGAGGCCGATTACGTCCAAGATTCAATGTTACTTGGAAGACAAGTTATTCCTTCAAGAACCAGAGGGAAGAACTTTGCAGAGTTCTTTGTTATCAAATAACATGGCGCCAGAGTCGGATTACCATGGTCCGTATCATCAACAAAGTAGGCATTTCTACTAA
- the LOC107933406 gene encoding protein GLE1 isoform X3 produces MEAVKLEIRRPQIVNGIGLEPDPDWSFKSLLSELDSLEKKLNLSSSVSLPFAKTKSREIYGEKGTKRSSNAFVMRVSDEEFEDSEGENEEVRDRGLVKAARFNCNEFYFSSSDDDSDDQPCLDVQTYLMNEVGLVESALYELTHEHQLGVKEEIRNTISALETDLRNESEKSSSAHTKVEKYREARREVERKFDVQYQRRVAEGLDNHLTAVQRDHELKSQIEERKIRSDAAHEEAKRREKALQEERLLQEKAKAEAEAKLKAEEANRAALEAERIAAKEAAEKEAAKASKANTSEVPQTEASGGPNATSSRVENDKTNKSELAGNMLRAAESALKLERERLQKLKELEEINQSLRSSSNQNFDSTGRLIGRLIRQISGNKDKVSTQASELVKIFNNPRCPQTISIAYFAQKVVSNCESPSHSAFACAHVIVLVTSQFPQAMDLVLAEIHRACIYTVPKHISYTKSAFESKEAYWKVIGYKEDDGKIESTTDYLVRLDSYMKLYGALVQWQTEVAGCQNVHGLKEGWAWLARFLNALPANMYTAVALYAFLQMAGFALFGKYRSQFMKMLNFISENFLNALRSQDDPDLRPITSKIQCYLEDKLFLQEPEGRTLQSSLLSNNMAPESDYHGPYHQQSRHFY; encoded by the exons AT GGAAGCTGTTAAGTTGGAAATTCGGCGTCCTCAAATCGTTAATGGAATCGGTCTTGAACCCGACCCGGATTGGAGCTTCAAATCTTTGTTATCGGAGCTTGATTCCTTGGAAAAGAAGCTCAATCTCTCTTCTTCGGTTTCTTTGCCCTTTGCAAAAACCAAATCAAG aGAAATTTATGGGGAAAAAGGCACCAAGAGAAGCTCAAATGCTTTTGTAATGAGAGTATCTGACGAGGAGTTTGAGGATAGTGAAGGTGAGAATGAGGAAGTTCGTGATCGAGGTTTAGTGAAAGCTGCACGATTTAATTgcaatgaattttattttag TAGTAGCGATGATGATTCTGATGATCAGCCATGTCTTGACGTTCAAACCTACTTGATGAATGAGGTGGGATTGGTGGAGAGTGCTTTATATGAGTTAACTCATGAGCATCAACTTGGAGTTAAG GAGGAAATTAGAAACACAATCTCTGCATTAGAGACAGATTTGAGAAATGAGAGCGAAAAATCTTCCTCTGCACATACTAAAGTTGAGAAATATAGAGAAGCAAGGCGAGAAGTGGAGAGGAAATTTGATGTTCAGTACCAACGCAGAGT CGCAGAAGGACTTGATAATCATTTGACTGCTGTCCAGCGGGACCATGAACTCAAATCACAAATAGAGGAAAGGAAAATACGAAGTGATGCAGCACATGAAGAAGCCAAGAGAAGGGAAAAGGCTCTTCAGGAAGAAAGACTACTCCAAGAAAAGGCCAAAGCAGAGGCAGAG GCTAAACTAAAAGCTGAGGAAGCAAATAGAGCTGCTTTGGAAGCTGAGAGGATAGCAGCAAAAGAAGCAGCAGAAAAGGAAGCAGCCAAAGCCTCAAAAGCTAATACTTCTGAAGTGCCACAAACAGAAGCTTCAGGAGGCCCAAATGCTACTAGTTCGAGAGTTGAGaatgataaaacaaataaatcagAATTGGCAG GTAATATGCTCAGGGCCGCTGAGAGTGCTTTAAAGCTAGAGAGGGAAAGGCTacaaaaattaaaagagttgGAAGAAATAAACCAATCACTGAGATCAAGTTCAAATCAG AATTTTGACAGCACTGGAAGGCTTATTGGTAGATTAATAAGACAAATTAGTGGTAACAAGGACAAGGTTAG CACACAAGCTAGTGAGCTTGTAAAGATTTTCAACAATCCGCGTTGCCCTCAAACCATAAGCATCGCATATTTTGCTCAGAAG GTTGTTTCTAACTGCGAAAGCCCTAGTCATTCTGCCTTTGCCTGTGCACATGTCATCGTCCTTGTAACATCACAG TTCCCACAAGCGATGGATCTTGTTCTTGCTGAGATACATAGAGCTTGCATTTACACTGTCCCAAAGCATATTTCATACACCAAG TCAGCATTTGAATCCAAAGAAGCTTATTGGAAGGTTATTGGATACAAAGAGGATGATGGGAAGATTGAAAGTACTACAGATTATTTGGTACGGTTGGATTCTTACATGAAGCTGTATGGGGCACTGGTTCAG TGGCAGACTGAGGTTGCTGGTTGCCAAAATGTTCATGGTCTAAAGGAAGGTTGGGCTTGGCTTGCTAGGTTTCTAAATGCACTCCCTGCCAATATGTATACCGCTGTGGCTTTGTACGCATTCCTGCAA ATGGCAGGCTTTGCTCTCTTTGGAAAATACAGATCCCAGTTCATGAAAATGCTGAACTTCATCTCAGAGAACTTTCTAAATGCCTTGAGGTCCCAAGATGATCCGGACCTGAGGCCGATTACGTCCAAGATTCAATGTTACTTGGAAGACAAGTTATTCCTTCAAGAACCAGAGGGAAGAACTTTGCAGAGTTCTTTGTTATCAAATAACATGGCGCCAGAGTCGGATTACCATGGTCCGTATCATCAACAAAGTAGGCATTTCTACTAA
- the LOC107933406 gene encoding protein GLE1 isoform X4, with protein sequence MEAVKLEIRRPQIVNGIGLEPDPDWSFKSLLSELDSLEKKLNLSSSVSLPFAKTKSREIYGEKGTKRSSNAFVMRVSDEEFEDSEGENEEVRDRGLVKAARFNCNEFYFSSSDDDSDDQPCLDVQTYLMNEVGLVESALYELTHEHQLGVKEEIRNTISALETDLRNESEKSSSAHTKVEKYREARREVERKFDVQYQRRVAEGLDNHLTAVQRDHELKSQIEERKIRSDAAHEEAKRREKALQEERLLQEKAKAEAELQAKLKAEEANRAALEAERIAAKEAAEKEAAKASKANTSEVPQTEASGGPNATSSRVENDKTNKSELAGNMLRAAESALKLERERLQKLKELEEINQSLRSSSNQNFDSTGRLIGRLIRQISGNKDKVSTQASELVKIFNNPRCPQTISIAYFAQKVVSNCESPSHSAFACAHVIVLVTSQFPQAMDLVLAEIHRACIYTVPKHISYTKSAFESKEAYWKVIGYKEDDGKIESTTDYLVRLDSYMKLYGALVQTEVAGCQNVHGLKEGWAWLARFLNALPANMYTAVALYAFLQMAGFALFGKYRSQFMKMLNFISENFLNALRSQDDPDLRPITSKIQCYLEDKLFLQEPEGRTLQSSLLSNNMAPESDYHGPYHQQSRHFY encoded by the exons AT GGAAGCTGTTAAGTTGGAAATTCGGCGTCCTCAAATCGTTAATGGAATCGGTCTTGAACCCGACCCGGATTGGAGCTTCAAATCTTTGTTATCGGAGCTTGATTCCTTGGAAAAGAAGCTCAATCTCTCTTCTTCGGTTTCTTTGCCCTTTGCAAAAACCAAATCAAG aGAAATTTATGGGGAAAAAGGCACCAAGAGAAGCTCAAATGCTTTTGTAATGAGAGTATCTGACGAGGAGTTTGAGGATAGTGAAGGTGAGAATGAGGAAGTTCGTGATCGAGGTTTAGTGAAAGCTGCACGATTTAATTgcaatgaattttattttag TAGTAGCGATGATGATTCTGATGATCAGCCATGTCTTGACGTTCAAACCTACTTGATGAATGAGGTGGGATTGGTGGAGAGTGCTTTATATGAGTTAACTCATGAGCATCAACTTGGAGTTAAG GAGGAAATTAGAAACACAATCTCTGCATTAGAGACAGATTTGAGAAATGAGAGCGAAAAATCTTCCTCTGCACATACTAAAGTTGAGAAATATAGAGAAGCAAGGCGAGAAGTGGAGAGGAAATTTGATGTTCAGTACCAACGCAGAGT CGCAGAAGGACTTGATAATCATTTGACTGCTGTCCAGCGGGACCATGAACTCAAATCACAAATAGAGGAAAGGAAAATACGAAGTGATGCAGCACATGAAGAAGCCAAGAGAAGGGAAAAGGCTCTTCAGGAAGAAAGACTACTCCAAGAAAAGGCCAAAGCAGAGGCAGAG TTGCAGGCTAAACTAAAAGCTGAGGAAGCAAATAGAGCTGCTTTGGAAGCTGAGAGGATAGCAGCAAAAGAAGCAGCAGAAAAGGAAGCAGCCAAAGCCTCAAAAGCTAATACTTCTGAAGTGCCACAAACAGAAGCTTCAGGAGGCCCAAATGCTACTAGTTCGAGAGTTGAGaatgataaaacaaataaatcagAATTGGCAG GTAATATGCTCAGGGCCGCTGAGAGTGCTTTAAAGCTAGAGAGGGAAAGGCTacaaaaattaaaagagttgGAAGAAATAAACCAATCACTGAGATCAAGTTCAAATCAG AATTTTGACAGCACTGGAAGGCTTATTGGTAGATTAATAAGACAAATTAGTGGTAACAAGGACAAGGTTAG CACACAAGCTAGTGAGCTTGTAAAGATTTTCAACAATCCGCGTTGCCCTCAAACCATAAGCATCGCATATTTTGCTCAGAAG GTTGTTTCTAACTGCGAAAGCCCTAGTCATTCTGCCTTTGCCTGTGCACATGTCATCGTCCTTGTAACATCACAG TTCCCACAAGCGATGGATCTTGTTCTTGCTGAGATACATAGAGCTTGCATTTACACTGTCCCAAAGCATATTTCATACACCAAG TCAGCATTTGAATCCAAAGAAGCTTATTGGAAGGTTATTGGATACAAAGAGGATGATGGGAAGATTGAAAGTACTACAGATTATTTGGTACGGTTGGATTCTTACATGAAGCTGTATGGGGCACTGGTTCAG ACTGAGGTTGCTGGTTGCCAAAATGTTCATGGTCTAAAGGAAGGTTGGGCTTGGCTTGCTAGGTTTCTAAATGCACTCCCTGCCAATATGTATACCGCTGTGGCTTTGTACGCATTCCTGCAA ATGGCAGGCTTTGCTCTCTTTGGAAAATACAGATCCCAGTTCATGAAAATGCTGAACTTCATCTCAGAGAACTTTCTAAATGCCTTGAGGTCCCAAGATGATCCGGACCTGAGGCCGATTACGTCCAAGATTCAATGTTACTTGGAAGACAAGTTATTCCTTCAAGAACCAGAGGGAAGAACTTTGCAGAGTTCTTTGTTATCAAATAACATGGCGCCAGAGTCGGATTACCATGGTCCGTATCATCAACAAAGTAGGCATTTCTACTAA